The following are encoded together in the Thalassolituus oleivorans MIL-1 genome:
- a CDS encoding 1-acyl-sn-glycerol-3-phosphate acyltransferase, which yields MELIDRDGLMKATGLSARKTDFILYLLKGPVLTKVYNQLDAKEGIDMIEEALNYFGMELNFDVAALDAAIPKEGPFITVSNHPFGFLDGIILLLIIGRRRPEFRAVANFLLSYFAPISDLFITVNPFENTGPKGMGGMKKSLEQLNKGLGLGLFPAGEVSTWYPGQKGVADRPWSLSSMRLIKQANVPVIPIFFAGQNSTSFHVMGKINPMLRTIRIPAEFLKKQKTTLNIGVGARMDVAELAQFSSEEALRDELRSRTYALADQFN from the coding sequence ATGGAATTGATTGATCGTGATGGATTGATGAAAGCCACAGGGCTATCGGCTCGTAAAACGGATTTCATTTTATATCTACTGAAAGGTCCGGTACTGACTAAGGTCTATAATCAGTTGGATGCCAAAGAAGGTATCGATATGATTGAAGAAGCACTGAATTACTTTGGTATGGAATTGAACTTCGATGTCGCTGCTCTAGATGCCGCAATTCCAAAAGAAGGGCCCTTTATTACTGTATCCAATCACCCCTTTGGATTTCTCGACGGTATCATCTTACTGCTTATTATTGGTCGCCGCAGACCTGAGTTTCGCGCCGTTGCTAACTTTTTATTAAGTTATTTTGCACCAATATCTGATTTATTCATCACCGTTAACCCCTTCGAAAATACTGGGCCTAAAGGTATGGGGGGAATGAAAAAGTCCCTAGAACAGCTAAATAAAGGCTTAGGTCTTGGGTTGTTTCCTGCAGGAGAAGTTTCTACATGGTACCCAGGGCAAAAAGGCGTTGCCGATCGTCCTTGGTCTTTGTCCAGCATGCGCTTAATTAAACAGGCGAATGTTCCTGTCATCCCTATTTTCTTTGCTGGTCAGAATAGTACGAGCTTCCACGTAATGGGTAAAATCAACCCTATGTTACGTACCATTAGAATACCGGCAGAATTTTTAAAGAAACAAAAAACAACATTAAATATTGGTGTCGGAGCACGTATGGATGTCGCAGAACTTGCACAATTCAGCAGCGAAGAAGCATTACGTGATGAATTACGTTCTCGCACTTACGCGTTAGCGGATCAATTTAACTAA
- the rnhB gene encoding ribonuclease HII has translation MSANIELDNFAVATDIEASLLQRGLLYCGVDEAGAGPLCGDVVAAAVILDPNKPIPELTDSKKLSEKKRERLFDIIREQALDFCIARATVEEIDSINILNARMLAMSRAVAGLTLPCEHVLVDGNRLPDLDIEATAIIKGDALVAAISAASVLAKVHRDREMLILDKEYPGYGFAKHKGYGTAAHLEALATLGPCAIHRRSYAPVKALLTDI, from the coding sequence GTGAGCGCTAACATCGAGCTCGACAATTTTGCTGTGGCGACTGATATTGAAGCCAGTTTGCTCCAGCGCGGCTTGTTGTATTGCGGTGTTGATGAAGCCGGTGCAGGCCCTCTTTGTGGCGATGTGGTTGCGGCAGCGGTCATTCTTGATCCCAATAAACCGATCCCTGAGCTAACGGATTCAAAGAAACTTAGTGAGAAGAAGCGTGAACGCTTATTCGATATTATTCGAGAGCAAGCGTTGGATTTTTGCATTGCTCGGGCGACCGTTGAAGAAATCGATAGTATCAATATTTTGAATGCGCGTATGTTGGCGATGAGCCGGGCGGTGGCGGGTCTGACTTTGCCATGTGAGCACGTATTGGTCGATGGTAATCGCTTACCCGATTTAGATATTGAAGCAACTGCCATTATTAAAGGCGATGCTCTGGTCGCCGCTATTTCGGCAGCCTCGGTCTTAGCGAAAGTTCATCGTGATCGCGAGATGCTTATACTCGATAAAGAATATCCGGGATATGGCTTTGCTAAACACAAAGGCTATGGCACGGCCGCTCACCTTGAGGCGCTCGCTACGCTTGGTCCTTGTGCCATTCATCGTCGCAGCTATGCGCCCGTTAAAGCTTTACTAACCGATATTTAA
- the lpxB gene encoding lipid-A-disaccharide synthase: MRIAIVAGETSGDMLGAGMIKALKKRYPNAHFEGIGGPLMQAQGMESFVPMERLAVMGLVEVLGRLFELLKVRRDLIRRWRADPPDVFIGIDAPDFNLTLEQKLRAVGVKTVHYVSPSVWAWREKRVFKIAKAVDLMMTLFPFEARFYEEHNVPVKFVGHHLADSIPFETPVKPAREHLGLELDRPVVCLMPGSRSGEVARLGDLFLATAERMLLKRGDLQFIIPAASVDRRNQIEAMLSAHPRTLPIKVVLGQSQTCMAAADTILLASGTATLEAMLLKKPMVVSYKMAPLTYRILKRLVTQPYISLPNLLAGRELVPEFIQHEATPDNLAEALLVRLEDSDAMHQLHETFQFIHRQLRRGADDEAASAIAELIHSER, from the coding sequence ATGCGTATTGCCATTGTTGCGGGAGAAACATCGGGCGATATGCTCGGTGCCGGTATGATTAAAGCGCTTAAAAAGCGCTATCCAAATGCTCATTTCGAAGGGATCGGTGGCCCTTTGATGCAAGCCCAAGGTATGGAATCATTCGTGCCTATGGAACGCTTAGCCGTTATGGGTTTGGTTGAGGTTCTTGGACGTTTATTTGAATTATTAAAAGTTCGCCGCGATTTAATTCGTCGCTGGCGGGCTGATCCACCGGACGTTTTTATCGGTATTGACGCCCCTGATTTTAATCTTACGCTTGAGCAAAAGTTACGAGCGGTGGGGGTTAAAACGGTTCATTATGTGAGTCCTTCAGTTTGGGCTTGGCGCGAAAAACGCGTCTTCAAAATAGCCAAAGCCGTTGATTTAATGATGACATTATTTCCGTTTGAGGCACGTTTTTACGAAGAACATAATGTTCCAGTTAAATTTGTTGGTCATCATCTGGCTGATAGTATTCCGTTTGAAACTCCGGTTAAACCTGCTCGTGAACATTTAGGTTTAGAGTTAGATCGCCCAGTTGTTTGTTTAATGCCGGGAAGCCGCAGTGGTGAAGTTGCTCGCCTCGGAGATTTATTTCTGGCGACGGCGGAGCGCATGCTATTAAAGCGTGGTGACCTGCAATTTATTATTCCTGCTGCAAGTGTTGATCGCCGTAATCAAATTGAAGCTATGCTATCGGCTCATCCTCGTACTTTGCCTATTAAGGTTGTTTTGGGGCAGTCGCAAACGTGTATGGCCGCCGCCGATACTATTTTATTGGCATCAGGAACTGCAACGTTAGAAGCTATGCTGCTGAAGAAGCCTATGGTGGTGAGTTATAAAATGGCGCCTCTGACGTATAGAATATTGAAGCGTTTGGTGACACAGCCCTATATCTCGTTGCCAAATTTATTGGCTGGACGAGAGCTGGTTCCAGAGTTTATTCAGCACGAAGCGACTCCGGATAATTTAGCCGAAGCGCTACTAGTTCGACTGGAAGACAGTGATGCGATGCATCAGTTACATGAAACCTTTCAGTTTATTCATCGTCAATTACGCCGAGGTGCCGACGACGAAGCCGCTAGTGCAATCGCTGAGTTAATCCATAGTGAGCGCTAA
- the lpxA gene encoding acyl-ACP--UDP-N-acetylglucosamine O-acyltransferase, producing MIDPRAIVDPSARIADDVEIGPFSIIGADVEIGEGTVVGPHVIIRGPTKIGKHNKIFQFSSIGEECQDKKYAGEPTTLSIGDHNVIREACTFHRGTIQDNGHTQVGSHNLFMVNVHVAHDCVIGDHGIFANDTNMAGHVKVGDWAILGGSTQVHQFCQIGAHSMCGAGTVVLKDIPAYIMSLGYPAQPHGINSEGLKRRGFNADSISLLRNAYKTIYRKGLTLAEALEILHPIALEDDAVAVLVNSLESATRGIIR from the coding sequence ATGATTGACCCAAGAGCAATTGTAGATCCGAGCGCGCGAATTGCCGATGACGTTGAAATCGGCCCGTTTTCGATAATCGGTGCAGATGTCGAAATTGGTGAAGGCACAGTAGTTGGGCCACACGTTATTATTCGTGGACCTACGAAAATCGGAAAACATAATAAAATTTTTCAATTTTCGAGCATTGGTGAAGAATGCCAAGATAAAAAGTATGCTGGAGAGCCGACCACACTATCGATTGGCGACCATAACGTTATTCGTGAAGCCTGTACTTTTCATCGCGGTACAATTCAAGACAATGGCCATACCCAAGTAGGTAGCCATAATTTATTTATGGTCAACGTTCACGTTGCTCATGATTGCGTAATTGGCGATCACGGTATTTTCGCTAACGATACTAATATGGCAGGCCATGTTAAGGTTGGCGATTGGGCTATTTTAGGTGGCAGTACTCAAGTACATCAGTTCTGCCAAATTGGCGCTCATTCGATGTGTGGTGCTGGTACCGTTGTTTTAAAAGATATTCCAGCTTATATCATGTCTCTGGGGTATCCGGCGCAACCTCACGGTATCAATAGTGAAGGTTTAAAGCGTCGAGGTTTTAATGCCGACAGCATTAGTTTGTTGCGTAATGCTTATAAAACCATTTACCGCAAAGGGTTAACGTTGGCCGAAGCTTTAGAAATATTGCACCCAATTGCATTAGAAGATGATGCCGTTGCTGTCTTAGTGAATAGTTTAGAGAGTGCTACTCGCGGGATTATTCGCTGA
- the fabZ gene encoding 3-hydroxyacyl-ACP dehydratase FabZ — translation MSTHNIQKIQEVMPHRYPFLLLDRVVDVDLDAEGGAIIHAYKNVSINEDFFNGHFPGHPVMPGVLTLEAMAQAAGFLGVMMQGDTRKPTTIFYFAGADHVRFKRPVVPGDQLKLEARLIGKRSGIWKFDCQAMVDDEVVCIAELTCAEKDLEQK, via the coding sequence ATGTCTACTCACAACATTCAGAAAATTCAAGAAGTGATGCCGCATCGCTACCCGTTTCTGCTCTTAGATAGAGTAGTTGATGTCGATTTAGACGCAGAGGGTGGAGCTATTATTCACGCTTATAAAAATGTCAGCATTAATGAAGATTTTTTTAATGGCCATTTCCCCGGCCATCCAGTAATGCCCGGCGTTTTAACCTTAGAGGCAATGGCGCAAGCTGCTGGATTTTTAGGCGTTATGATGCAAGGCGATACGCGTAAACCAACGACTATTTTTTATTTCGCTGGTGCAGATCATGTGCGTTTCAAACGCCCAGTTGTACCGGGAGATCAGTTAAAATTAGAAGCACGGCTGATTGGAAAACGCAGTGGTATTTGGAAATTTGATTGTCAGGCTATGGTGGATGACGAGGTTGTCTGTATCGCCGAACTTACCTGCGCTGAAAAAGATTTGGAGCAAAAATGA
- the lpxD gene encoding UDP-3-O-(3-hydroxymyristoyl)glucosamine N-acyltransferase, whose amino-acid sequence MNISLAELARHLDAELRGDGEQMISGVATLAGAGASDVSFLANNSYRSQLLDSKAGAVIVRPELADSVANAALVVANPYLAFARTTQLFDNRPILSSGIHPSAVVAATASIGRDVKIAANVVIGEHVILGDQCEIGAGSVIDDHCQLGVGCRLSANVSLYHDVTLGDHVRIHSGAVLGADGFGFAPNQGRWEKIAQLGGVRVGNNTEIGANTCIDRGALDDTVIGDDVILDNQIQIAHNVRIGDGCAIAACTGIAGSTRLGRNCTIAGGVGIAGHLTIGDRAHIAAAALITQSIGDGEMYGSGTSQMPLNEWKRSATRFRQLDSLAKRLQKLEKSQQGKA is encoded by the coding sequence ATGAACATAAGCCTTGCTGAGCTGGCTCGGCATCTCGATGCTGAGCTTCGCGGAGACGGCGAGCAGATGATATCCGGCGTCGCCACATTGGCGGGTGCCGGTGCTAGCGATGTTAGTTTTCTCGCTAATAACAGTTACCGCTCTCAATTGCTGGACAGCAAAGCCGGAGCGGTCATTGTTCGACCAGAATTAGCTGATAGTGTTGCCAATGCAGCACTGGTTGTCGCTAATCCCTACCTTGCATTTGCCCGTACTACCCAATTATTTGATAACCGCCCGATATTATCCTCAGGCATCCATCCAAGTGCTGTCGTGGCAGCTACTGCCTCTATTGGCCGTGACGTAAAAATCGCTGCCAATGTGGTTATCGGCGAACATGTCATTCTTGGTGATCAATGTGAAATTGGCGCAGGTAGTGTTATCGATGATCATTGTCAGTTAGGTGTCGGTTGTCGATTAAGTGCTAATGTCAGCCTTTACCATGATGTCACTTTAGGCGATCACGTTCGCATCCATTCAGGTGCTGTACTGGGCGCTGATGGATTTGGATTTGCACCTAATCAAGGTCGTTGGGAAAAAATAGCCCAGCTTGGTGGCGTGCGTGTAGGCAATAACACTGAAATCGGAGCAAATACGTGCATTGATCGCGGTGCATTGGATGACACTGTAATCGGTGACGACGTCATTCTCGATAATCAAATTCAGATCGCGCACAATGTCCGTATTGGTGACGGTTGCGCAATAGCAGCCTGTACAGGTATTGCTGGAAGTACTCGATTAGGCCGCAATTGCACCATTGCAGGTGGCGTAGGCATAGCCGGACATCTAACAATTGGTGATCGCGCTCATATTGCAGCCGCAGCGTTAATTACCCAATCCATAGGAGATGGCGAGATGTATGGAAGTGGTACATCACAAATGCCCCTCAACGAGTGGAAACGCAGTGCAACACGTTTTCGTCAGCTCGATTCATTAGCCAAACGATTGCAAAAGTTAGAAAAAAGCCAACAAGGTAAAGCGTGA
- a CDS encoding OmpH family outer membrane protein produces MRWLLIVVAALAVNVAVAAETKVGVIDMERALFLSDAAKSAVKKFEADNKADIEKLKSLQKELMETQAKLEKEADIMGEEERRKLSNGMEQKSSEYQFYGRKLKQLEDKWKKELFNEQLPELEKLLKEIIDEGKYDVVLNSGAVIYSSPSVDLTKLLLERLNTK; encoded by the coding sequence ATGCGTTGGTTATTAATAGTTGTTGCTGCATTGGCAGTAAATGTGGCTGTAGCCGCTGAAACAAAAGTAGGCGTGATTGATATGGAACGTGCTCTGTTCCTATCAGATGCAGCCAAGTCTGCAGTTAAAAAGTTTGAAGCTGACAACAAAGCCGATATCGAAAAACTGAAGTCATTGCAAAAAGAATTGATGGAAACTCAGGCTAAGCTAGAGAAAGAAGCTGACATTATGGGCGAAGAAGAGCGCCGCAAGCTATCCAACGGCATGGAGCAAAAATCGTCCGAGTATCAGTTTTACGGCCGCAAGCTAAAGCAATTGGAAGACAAATGGAAGAAAGAATTATTCAATGAACAATTGCCTGAACTTGAGAAATTGCTTAAAGAAATTATCGACGAAGGAAAGTATGATGTCGTCCTGAATTCGGGAGCCGTAATTTATAGCTCACCGAGTGTTGATTTGACTAAGCTGCTGCTTGAGCGTTTAAACACTAAGTAA
- the bamA gene encoding outer membrane protein assembly factor BamA — MRSLLFTLFFSLFTCSALAESFVVEDIRLEGLQRVSAGTVFESFPVNVGDSVDDARLAEATRRLFRSGLFNDIQLLRDGNVLVVEVVELPTITTINIEGNKAIQSDALLDGLKQSGLAEGLVFKRSTLERISLELERQYVAQGRYDAHIETTVVPQPRNRVSLDIQVEEGSVANIAHINVVGNSVFSDEELRKQFQLQETNFWSWYASDNKYSREKLAGDLENLRSYYLDRGYIRFNIESTQVSVSPDKKGVYITINVTEGEIYTVNDVRLAGDLVVDEAELAKLYLVRNGDTFSRRRVTLTSDLMTKRLGNDGYTFAKVNGIPKIDDEARTVDMTFFVEPGKRTYVRSITFSGNEGTMDEVLRREMLQMEGGWASTEKIEAGKNRLNQLGFFKTVNVETPAVPGTDDLIDVNYSVEEQLSGSLNFNIGYAAGSGMILGASVSQNNFLGSGNRMSLGVQKNDTTQSYNFSYLNPYYTIDGVSRGFNLFYRETDYKSLSTVSDYQTNTKGGNVTFGYPISRRQRLSFSVGYANTEMFKGTTVPAEITDFIDNEGTVFDEYTLGLNWRYNSLNRGLFPTAGTEHKLSADISVPGSDLTYYKLGYTANYYMPIVDEWALRLRTDLGYGNGFGDLDRLPFFKNFRAGGMGSIRGYQSNSLGPKGLPEYAPVEVVETDSNGNVVYELDNLGRPVVDTNAPTTLFVTDADGAAEAVSNTSQYKPKYKTDTTGSAVTAPYFLESERSLGGNILVETSLELIFPMPFIEDRSSVRSVVFLDAGNAFTSECYVPNDADIPNLTTHPYCSNGVDLGQIRTSVGVGLTWITAIGPLTFTYSVPLNDKRGDKTEGFEFSLGQVF; from the coding sequence ATGCGTTCGTTGCTGTTTACGCTTTTTTTCTCATTGTTCACTTGTTCTGCACTGGCTGAGTCATTTGTTGTAGAGGATATCCGTCTTGAAGGCTTACAACGCGTATCGGCAGGTACGGTGTTTGAGAGTTTTCCTGTTAACGTTGGCGATAGTGTCGATGATGCTCGTTTAGCCGAAGCGACGCGTCGGTTGTTCCGCTCTGGCTTGTTTAATGACATTCAGTTGTTGCGCGACGGTAACGTTTTGGTTGTCGAAGTCGTAGAGCTTCCTACGATTACCACGATTAACATTGAAGGAAACAAAGCCATTCAGTCGGATGCTTTATTGGATGGATTAAAGCAGTCCGGCTTGGCTGAAGGTTTGGTATTCAAGCGTTCGACACTTGAACGTATTTCGCTCGAACTTGAACGTCAGTATGTGGCTCAAGGGCGTTATGATGCACATATTGAAACGACCGTAGTTCCACAACCACGAAATCGTGTTTCCCTCGATATTCAAGTTGAAGAAGGCAGTGTTGCGAATATTGCTCACATCAACGTGGTCGGAAATAGTGTGTTCAGTGATGAGGAATTACGTAAACAGTTTCAATTACAAGAAACCAATTTTTGGTCTTGGTATGCCAGCGATAATAAATACAGCCGTGAGAAATTAGCGGGCGATTTAGAGAATCTGCGTTCCTATTATCTAGATCGTGGTTATATCCGTTTCAATATTGAATCTACCCAAGTATCAGTCTCTCCTGATAAAAAAGGCGTTTACATCACCATTAACGTGACTGAAGGCGAGATTTATACGGTAAATGATGTTCGTTTGGCGGGTGACTTAGTCGTTGATGAAGCAGAACTCGCTAAGCTTTATTTAGTGCGCAATGGCGATACGTTTTCACGTCGTCGTGTAACACTCACCAGTGATCTGATGACTAAGCGCCTAGGTAACGATGGATATACATTCGCCAAAGTGAATGGTATTCCAAAGATAGATGATGAAGCGCGTACCGTGGATATGACCTTCTTCGTAGAGCCGGGTAAACGTACTTATGTGCGTAGCATTACCTTCAGTGGTAATGAAGGCACAATGGATGAAGTGTTACGGCGCGAAATGCTGCAAATGGAAGGTGGTTGGGCTTCAACAGAGAAAATTGAAGCCGGTAAAAATCGTTTAAACCAATTGGGTTTCTTTAAAACTGTTAACGTCGAAACGCCGGCAGTTCCGGGTACTGATGATTTAATTGATGTAAATTATTCGGTAGAGGAACAATTGAGCGGTAGCCTTAACTTTAACATTGGTTATGCGGCGGGTAGCGGCATGATTTTGGGTGCAAGCGTTAGCCAGAATAACTTCTTAGGTTCTGGTAACCGTATGTCATTAGGCGTACAGAAAAACGATACAACCCAATCTTATAACTTCTCTTACTTAAATCCTTATTACACCATTGACGGTGTGAGTCGCGGATTTAACTTATTTTATCGCGAAACAGATTATAAAAGCTTAAGCACGGTTAGTGATTATCAGACTAACACTAAGGGCGGTAACGTGACGTTTGGTTATCCTATTTCACGTCGTCAGCGTTTGTCTTTCTCCGTAGGTTATGCCAATACCGAGATGTTTAAAGGAACCACAGTTCCCGCTGAAATTACCGACTTTATTGATAACGAAGGCACAGTGTTTGATGAGTACACCTTAGGGCTAAATTGGCGTTACAACTCGCTTAATCGTGGTTTATTTCCTACGGCCGGTACCGAGCATAAATTGTCGGCCGATATTTCCGTCCCTGGTAGTGATCTCACCTATTACAAGCTTGGCTATACCGCTAACTATTACATGCCGATCGTCGACGAGTGGGCGCTGCGCTTACGTACAGACTTAGGATATGGCAATGGGTTTGGCGATTTGGATCGTTTGCCATTCTTCAAGAATTTTCGTGCGGGTGGTATGGGGTCGATTCGTGGTTATCAAAGCAACAGCTTAGGACCGAAAGGTTTACCGGAATACGCGCCAGTTGAAGTGGTAGAAACAGATAGTAATGGTAATGTGGTATACGAATTAGACAACCTAGGTCGTCCAGTTGTTGATACTAATGCCCCCACGACGTTGTTCGTTACGGATGCTGATGGTGCAGCTGAAGCCGTTTCTAATACATCTCAATACAAACCAAAATATAAAACGGATACCACAGGTTCTGCGGTAACCGCTCCTTACTTCCTAGAAAGTGAACGTTCTCTAGGCGGTAATATTCTGGTGGAGACTAGCCTCGAGCTAATCTTCCCAATGCCATTCATCGAAGACCGCAGTTCAGTACGTAGTGTGGTTTTCCTTGATGCTGGTAATGCCTTTACCAGCGAATGCTACGTTCCTAATGACGCAGATATTCCAAACTTAACAACCCATCCGTATTGTTCGAATGGTGTTGATCTAGGCCAAATTCGTACCAGTGTGGGTGTGGGCTTGACTTGGATCACCGCAATTGGCCCACTGACGTTTACGTACTCAGTGCCGCTTAACGACAAACGCGGTGATAAAACAGAAGGGTTTGAATTCTCGCTGGGACAGGTATTCTAA
- the rseP gene encoding RIP metalloprotease RseP — protein MTLLYFIIAISILVVIHEYGHFWVARRCGVHVLRFSVGFGKPLWSIRDKRGTEYSIAPIPLGGYVKMLDEREAPVPEHLLDQAFNRKPAWQRIAIASAGPIANFLFAIAAYWVLFMAGTTGVVPVVGAVSENSPAAVAGLKSGDEILAVNGDETTTWEQVSWELISYIGEDATITLTVRGDTLVEHSVNIEVTAWLAGADVPDPISGLGIEPRRLTIPAKLGQIVDGSPAQAAGLQVGDLVVAVNGEPMADWSQWVDAVRVAPNQPLQIDIRRDGQLLDLVLTPERTTLADGAVVGRVGAGVEMPIIPDDWLRVSRAGIIDGFALGVSKTSDLIGFTLESLWKMLAGDLSVKNLSGPITIAKVAGASASSGLESFVGFLALLSVSLGVLNLLPVPMLDGGHILFYLAEMLRGKPLPERLQIAAVQVGMFLMLSLMLVAFYNDISRL, from the coding sequence ATGACACTGCTGTATTTTATTATCGCGATCAGTATCTTGGTTGTAATCCACGAATACGGGCACTTTTGGGTGGCTCGTCGTTGTGGTGTGCATGTTTTACGCTTTTCGGTCGGATTCGGTAAGCCGCTATGGTCTATTCGTGATAAACGCGGCACTGAGTATTCAATTGCCCCGATTCCTTTGGGCGGTTACGTCAAAATGCTCGATGAGCGTGAAGCGCCAGTTCCCGAACACTTATTAGATCAGGCTTTTAATCGTAAGCCTGCTTGGCAACGTATTGCTATCGCCTCGGCAGGACCTATCGCTAATTTCTTATTTGCCATCGCTGCTTACTGGGTTTTGTTTATGGCAGGTACAACGGGTGTTGTTCCTGTTGTCGGTGCTGTCAGTGAAAACTCACCTGCGGCAGTCGCAGGGCTTAAATCAGGTGACGAAATTCTTGCCGTAAACGGTGACGAAACCACTACTTGGGAGCAAGTGAGCTGGGAGTTGATCAGTTATATCGGTGAAGATGCGACGATTACTCTTACTGTTCGTGGCGATACTCTGGTTGAGCATAGCGTTAATATTGAAGTTACTGCCTGGCTGGCTGGAGCGGATGTTCCAGATCCTATCTCTGGTTTAGGTATTGAGCCGCGCCGTTTAACAATACCGGCAAAATTAGGACAGATTGTTGATGGTAGCCCAGCGCAAGCTGCAGGTTTGCAAGTTGGGGACTTAGTCGTTGCAGTTAATGGTGAACCAATGGCAGATTGGTCGCAGTGGGTAGATGCCGTGCGTGTTGCCCCGAACCAGCCTTTGCAGATCGACATTCGCCGTGATGGTCAATTATTAGACTTAGTACTAACGCCAGAGCGTACCACCTTGGCCGATGGTGCCGTCGTTGGTCGCGTTGGTGCCGGTGTCGAGATGCCAATCATTCCGGACGACTGGTTACGAGTGAGCCGTGCTGGAATTATTGACGGCTTCGCTCTTGGTGTTAGTAAAACATCTGATCTGATTGGCTTTACGCTTGAATCTCTATGGAAAATGCTCGCTGGTGATCTATCCGTAAAGAACTTGAGTGGGCCGATTACGATTGCTAAAGTAGCCGGCGCTTCGGCATCGAGCGGGCTTGAGTCGTTTGTTGGATTTCTCGCCTTGTTAAGTGTTTCCCTCGGGGTTTTGAACTTATTGCCGGTGCCCATGTTGGATGGCGGCCACATTCTTTTTTACCTAGCTGAGATGCTGCGTGGTAAACCTTTACCAGAGCGATTACAAATTGCTGCGGTTCAAGTTGGAATGTTTTTAATGCTCAGCTTAATGCTGGTGGCTTTCTACAACGATATTAGCCGGCTCTAA
- the ispC gene encoding 1-deoxy-D-xylulose-5-phosphate reductoisomerase produces the protein MRQTITVLGASGSIGQSTLDVVRRHPDRYQVFALSAARSIERMLEDIREFQPRYAVMVDASAAEQLSDLLGSSTTEVLTGSEALAMVASHKDVDMVMAAIVGAAGLLPTIAAAEAGKRVLLANKESLVMAGPLFMEAVRRGGATLLPIDSEHNAIFQSMPVHYDGDLHKNGIRKILLTASGGPFRGKLLDELTAVTPEQAVAHPNWSMGRKISVDSATLMNKGLELIEACFLFNCQPSDIQVVVHPQSVIHSMVQYCDGSVIAQLGQPDMRTPIAYGMAWPERIEAGVASLDLFEISRLEFCPPDHEAFPCLALAGQAFAAGGSMPTVLNAANEIAVDAFLQEQIAFNQIPTLIRDVMGMHVVTDIESIDHVIEADRWARDCASQWISRSVA, from the coding sequence ATGAGGCAAACCATCACCGTGCTTGGGGCCTCTGGTTCTATTGGCCAAAGTACGCTCGATGTCGTTCGTCGCCATCCCGATCGGTATCAAGTGTTCGCACTTAGCGCAGCACGTAGTATTGAGCGTATGTTAGAAGACATACGCGAGTTTCAACCTCGCTATGCTGTCATGGTGGATGCAAGTGCTGCTGAGCAGCTATCTGATCTATTAGGCTCATCCACAACCGAGGTGCTCACTGGTAGTGAGGCGTTAGCCATGGTCGCATCTCACAAGGATGTCGACATGGTTATGGCTGCTATCGTTGGTGCTGCAGGTTTGTTACCAACCATTGCTGCGGCAGAAGCTGGTAAGAGGGTGTTGCTCGCCAATAAAGAAAGTCTCGTTATGGCTGGCCCGTTATTTATGGAGGCGGTACGTCGTGGTGGGGCAACCTTGTTGCCGATCGACAGCGAACACAATGCCATATTTCAGTCGATGCCTGTTCACTATGATGGCGATCTTCATAAGAACGGTATTCGCAAGATTTTATTGACCGCATCGGGTGGTCCATTTCGTGGCAAATTGCTCGACGAACTCACTGCAGTGACACCGGAGCAAGCGGTTGCTCATCCCAACTGGTCTATGGGACGGAAAATTTCTGTCGATTCAGCAACACTAATGAATAAAGGTTTAGAGTTAATCGAGGCCTGTTTTTTATTCAATTGTCAGCCTAGTGATATCCAAGTTGTCGTTCATCCGCAGAGTGTTATTCACTCTATGGTGCAGTATTGTGACGGTTCCGTTATCGCACAGTTAGGACAACCTGACATGCGCACGCCGATCGCTTATGGCATGGCATGGCCTGAGCGTATTGAGGCGGGGGTTGCCTCATTAGATTTATTTGAAATATCGCGTCTTGAATTTTGCCCGCCTGACCATGAAGCATTCCCTTGTTTAGCCCTTGCTGGGCAGGCGTTTGCGGCGGGTGGCAGTATGCCGACCGTGTTAAATGCTGCTAACGAAATCGCCGTTGACGCTTTCTTACAGGAACAAATCGCCTTTAACCAGATTCCAACCCTGATTCGTGATGTAATGGGGATGCATGTGGTTACCGATATTGAATCAATCGACCATGTAATAGAGGCTGACCGCTGGGCTAGAGATTGCGCTAGCCAGTGGATTTCACGGAGTGTGGCATGA